A window of the Brassica napus cultivar Da-Ae chromosome A2, Da-Ae, whole genome shotgun sequence genome harbors these coding sequences:
- the LOC106444869 gene encoding uncharacterized protein LOC106444869 isoform X1 — MVMDNRAEAEYTRAKTSVWWDIENCAVPRGCDAHGITKKLSAALANMNYCGPLSISSYGNTDLIPKAVQLALSSTGISLNHVPSGRKDASDKKILVDMFLWVVENPPPANIMLISGDIDFSDALHRLRMRRYNILLAHPQNISPSLVASAKTSWLWRSLLLASGSSLTQCGSSGVLDGSEITSEDVSEHVLSTQAMDSGSGSSKAARSKLKGIYVPKAPNELLVKEANRKKLQKKCSETKNVEESVQNNDQESLKCLEKQNKELMETITTSERNVAPLHVDHVYSELSRDFPVPKEVSRESFDAIPMKLEPTQNEIVIEELEGMLKQILQIKSGEPETAPAGLSENLKEDMNKKKKKRNKKKSRVIEEDKAEPYVCSICSVICDSPAIFESHLNGRKHAATVEKHAEALLGDKQIPYDVVQHNGHLIDGEASENIDYFEDVPEIDYKPLPNEEAREWIDAIFNTPELSQDANLTLEFESMLNQSLEMNSGDYEGVTEVPDELKDKDMTKDKAEPEAYVCSICSVVCTCPTVFESHLMGRRHAAKVKKHAEVLFDDKKVLEESLKEKDHPRDAQESITNPSVEFQEPKEARERLDSVVKRIELSLEDTSKQAVVEAGSAPERVEDENGTQIRVCDWCNVTCSSQMDFNSHMTGKKHAATVKKREPVVKKHDAVVKKQAGTKFAYVRKNGP; from the exons ATGGTGATGGACAACAGGGCTGAGGCTGAGTACACGAGGGCTAAAACGTCGGTTTGGTGGGACATTGAGAACTGTGCTGTTCCCAGGGGTTGTGATGCTCATGGGATCACTAAGAAGTTAAGCGCAGCGCTGGCTAATATGAATTACTGTGgtcctctctctatctcttcctATGGCAACACAGATCTCATCCCTAAAGCTGTTCAACTAGCTCTCTCCTCCACTGGAATCTCTCTTAACCACGTCCCCTCCG GAAGGAAAGACGCGAGTGACAAGAAGATTCTGGTGGATATGTTTTTGTGGGTGGTGGAGAATCCTCCTCCGGCTAATATAATGCTTATCTCCGGTGACATAGACTTCTCTGATGCTCTTCACCGGCTGCGAATGAGAAGATACAACATTCTTCTAGCACACCCTCAAAACATTTCACCTTCCCTGGTTGCTTCTGCTAAGACCTCATGGCTCTGGAGAAGCTTATTATTAGCAAGTGGGAGTTCTCTCACACAGTGTGGATCCTCAGGGGTACTTGACGGTTCTGAAATAACTAGTGAAGATGTTTCTGAACATGTTTTGTCCACACAAGCAATGGACTCAGGGTCTGGTTCTAGTAAGGCTGCGCGAAGTAAACTCAAAGGAATCTATGTCCCAAAAGCACCAAATGAGCTCTTAGTAAAGGAGGCAAATAGAAAGAAGCTTCAGAAGAAATGTAGTGAAACTAAAAACGTTGAAGAAAGTGTTCAAAACAATGACCAAGAGTCTTTGAAGTGCTTGGAGAAACAGAACAAAGAACTGATGGAGACTATTACAACATCTGAAAGAAATGTAGCTCCTCTCCATGTAGATCATGTCTACAGTGAACTAAGCCGCGACTTTCCGGTGCCCAAAGAAGTGAG CAGAGAGAGTTTTGATGCAATCCCCATGAAATTAGAACCTACACAAAATGAGATTGTGATCGAGGAGTTGGAAGGCATGCTCAAACAGATCTTACAAATAAAGTCAGGTGAGCCAGAAACTGCACCTGCAGGCCTGAGTGAGAATCTAAAGGAGGAcatgaacaagaagaagaaaaagaggaacaagaagaagagtagagtgattgaagaagataaagctgAACCCTATGTTTGCAGTATCTGCAGTGTTATTTGTGATAGTCCTGCCATATTCGAGTCTCATCTTAATGGTCGTAAGCATGCTGCCACGGTTGAGAAGCACGCAGAG GCTCTACTTGGTGATAAGCAAATACCATATGATGTTGTTCAACATAATGGTCACTTGATAGATGGAGAGGCATCAGAGAATATCGACTACTTTGAAGACGTACCAGAGATTGATTACAAACCTCTTCCAAATGAAGAAGCTAG GGAATGGATTGATGCAATTTTCAACACACCAGAGCTTTCACAAGATGCAAATCTAACCCTGGAGTTTGAGAGTATGCTAAACCAAAGCCTGGAGATGAACTCAGGCGACTATGAAGGAGTCACTGAGGTTCCAGATGAGTTAAAGGACAAGGACATGACTAAAGATAAAGCTGAACCTGAAGCATACGTGTGTAGTATCTGCAGTGTGGTATGCACTTGTCCAACTGTCTTTGAGTCTCATCTGATGGGTCGAAGGCACGCTGCTAAGGTAAAGAAGCATGCAGAG GTTCTCTTTGATGATAAGAAGGTTCTAGAAGAAAGCCTTAAAGAAAAAGATCATCCAAGAGACGCACAAGAGAGTATCACGAACCCAAGTGTTGAGTTTCAAGAACCCAAAGAAGCAAG GGAGAGACTTGACTCAGTGGTCAAGAGAATAGAACTTTCACTAGAGGATACGTCAAAGCAGGCGGTGGTTGAAGCTGGAAGCGCACCTGAGCGTGTGGAGGATGAGAATGGAACTCAAATTAGGGTTTGCGATTGGTGCAACGTGACGTGCAGTTCCCAAATGGATTTTAATTCACATATGACAGGTAAGAAGCATGCTGCCACTGTGAAAAAGCGTGAACCCGTTGTGAAGAAGCATGATGCCGTGGTGAAGAAGCAAGCTGGGACCAAATTTGCTTATGTTAGAAAGAATGGGCCTTAA
- the LOC106444869 gene encoding uncharacterized protein LOC106444869 isoform X3, protein MVMDNRAEAEYTRAKTSVWWDIENCAVPRGCDAHGITKKLSAALANMNYCGPLSISSYGNTDLIPKAVQLALSSTGISLNHVPSGRKDASDKKILVDMFLWVVENPPPANIMLISGDIDFSDALHRLRMRRYNILLAHPQNISPSLVASAKTSWLWRSLLLASGSSLTQCGSSGVLDGSEITSEDVSEHVLSTQAMDSGSGSSKAARSKLKGIYVPKAPNELLVKEANRKKLQKKCSETKNVEESVQNNDQESLKCLEKQNKELMETITTSERNVAPLHVDHVYSELSRDFPVPKEVSRESFDAIPMKLEPTQNEIVIEELEGMLKQILQIKSGEPETAPAGLSENLKEDMNKKKKKRNKKKSRVIEEDKAEPYVCSICSVICDSPAIFESHLNGRKHAATVEKHAEALLGDKQIPYDVVQHNGHLIDGEASENIDYFEDVPEIDYKPLPNEEAREWIDAIFNTPELSQDANLTLEFESMLNQSLEMNSGDYEGVTEVPDELKDKDMTKDKAEPEAYVCSICSVVCTCPTVFESHLMGRRHAAKVLFDDKKVLEESLKEKDHPRDAQESITNPSVEFQEPKEARERLDSVVKRIELSLEDTSKQAVVEAGSAPERVEDENGTQIRVCDWCNVTCSSQMDFNSHMTGKKHAATVKKREPVVKKHDAVVKKQAGTKFAYVRKNGP, encoded by the exons ATGGTGATGGACAACAGGGCTGAGGCTGAGTACACGAGGGCTAAAACGTCGGTTTGGTGGGACATTGAGAACTGTGCTGTTCCCAGGGGTTGTGATGCTCATGGGATCACTAAGAAGTTAAGCGCAGCGCTGGCTAATATGAATTACTGTGgtcctctctctatctcttcctATGGCAACACAGATCTCATCCCTAAAGCTGTTCAACTAGCTCTCTCCTCCACTGGAATCTCTCTTAACCACGTCCCCTCCG GAAGGAAAGACGCGAGTGACAAGAAGATTCTGGTGGATATGTTTTTGTGGGTGGTGGAGAATCCTCCTCCGGCTAATATAATGCTTATCTCCGGTGACATAGACTTCTCTGATGCTCTTCACCGGCTGCGAATGAGAAGATACAACATTCTTCTAGCACACCCTCAAAACATTTCACCTTCCCTGGTTGCTTCTGCTAAGACCTCATGGCTCTGGAGAAGCTTATTATTAGCAAGTGGGAGTTCTCTCACACAGTGTGGATCCTCAGGGGTACTTGACGGTTCTGAAATAACTAGTGAAGATGTTTCTGAACATGTTTTGTCCACACAAGCAATGGACTCAGGGTCTGGTTCTAGTAAGGCTGCGCGAAGTAAACTCAAAGGAATCTATGTCCCAAAAGCACCAAATGAGCTCTTAGTAAAGGAGGCAAATAGAAAGAAGCTTCAGAAGAAATGTAGTGAAACTAAAAACGTTGAAGAAAGTGTTCAAAACAATGACCAAGAGTCTTTGAAGTGCTTGGAGAAACAGAACAAAGAACTGATGGAGACTATTACAACATCTGAAAGAAATGTAGCTCCTCTCCATGTAGATCATGTCTACAGTGAACTAAGCCGCGACTTTCCGGTGCCCAAAGAAGTGAG CAGAGAGAGTTTTGATGCAATCCCCATGAAATTAGAACCTACACAAAATGAGATTGTGATCGAGGAGTTGGAAGGCATGCTCAAACAGATCTTACAAATAAAGTCAGGTGAGCCAGAAACTGCACCTGCAGGCCTGAGTGAGAATCTAAAGGAGGAcatgaacaagaagaagaaaaagaggaacaagaagaagagtagagtgattgaagaagataaagctgAACCCTATGTTTGCAGTATCTGCAGTGTTATTTGTGATAGTCCTGCCATATTCGAGTCTCATCTTAATGGTCGTAAGCATGCTGCCACGGTTGAGAAGCACGCAGAG GCTCTACTTGGTGATAAGCAAATACCATATGATGTTGTTCAACATAATGGTCACTTGATAGATGGAGAGGCATCAGAGAATATCGACTACTTTGAAGACGTACCAGAGATTGATTACAAACCTCTTCCAAATGAAGAAGCTAG GGAATGGATTGATGCAATTTTCAACACACCAGAGCTTTCACAAGATGCAAATCTAACCCTGGAGTTTGAGAGTATGCTAAACCAAAGCCTGGAGATGAACTCAGGCGACTATGAAGGAGTCACTGAGGTTCCAGATGAGTTAAAGGACAAGGACATGACTAAAGATAAAGCTGAACCTGAAGCATACGTGTGTAGTATCTGCAGTGTGGTATGCACTTGTCCAACTGTCTTTGAGTCTCATCTGATGGGTCGAAGGCACGCTGCTAAG GTTCTCTTTGATGATAAGAAGGTTCTAGAAGAAAGCCTTAAAGAAAAAGATCATCCAAGAGACGCACAAGAGAGTATCACGAACCCAAGTGTTGAGTTTCAAGAACCCAAAGAAGCAAG GGAGAGACTTGACTCAGTGGTCAAGAGAATAGAACTTTCACTAGAGGATACGTCAAAGCAGGCGGTGGTTGAAGCTGGAAGCGCACCTGAGCGTGTGGAGGATGAGAATGGAACTCAAATTAGGGTTTGCGATTGGTGCAACGTGACGTGCAGTTCCCAAATGGATTTTAATTCACATATGACAGGTAAGAAGCATGCTGCCACTGTGAAAAAGCGTGAACCCGTTGTGAAGAAGCATGATGCCGTGGTGAAGAAGCAAGCTGGGACCAAATTTGCTTATGTTAGAAAGAATGGGCCTTAA
- the LOC106444869 gene encoding uncharacterized protein LOC106444869 isoform X2 encodes MVMDNRAEAEYTRAKTSVWWDIENCAVPRGCDAHGITKKLSAALANMNYCGPLSISSYGNTDLIPKAVQLALSSTGISLNHVPSGRKDASDKKILVDMFLWVVENPPPANIMLISGDIDFSDALHRLRMRRYNILLAHPQNISPSLVASAKTSWLWRSLLLASGSSLTQCGSSGVLDGSEITSEDVSEHVLSTQAMDSGSGSSKAARSKLKGIYVPKAPNELLVKEANRKKLQKKCSETKNVEESVQNNDQESLKCLEKQNKELMETITTSERNVAPLHVDHVYSELSRDFPVPKEVRESFDAIPMKLEPTQNEIVIEELEGMLKQILQIKSGEPETAPAGLSENLKEDMNKKKKKRNKKKSRVIEEDKAEPYVCSICSVICDSPAIFESHLNGRKHAATVEKHAEALLGDKQIPYDVVQHNGHLIDGEASENIDYFEDVPEIDYKPLPNEEAREWIDAIFNTPELSQDANLTLEFESMLNQSLEMNSGDYEGVTEVPDELKDKDMTKDKAEPEAYVCSICSVVCTCPTVFESHLMGRRHAAKVKKHAEVLFDDKKVLEESLKEKDHPRDAQESITNPSVEFQEPKEARERLDSVVKRIELSLEDTSKQAVVEAGSAPERVEDENGTQIRVCDWCNVTCSSQMDFNSHMTGKKHAATVKKREPVVKKHDAVVKKQAGTKFAYVRKNGP; translated from the exons ATGGTGATGGACAACAGGGCTGAGGCTGAGTACACGAGGGCTAAAACGTCGGTTTGGTGGGACATTGAGAACTGTGCTGTTCCCAGGGGTTGTGATGCTCATGGGATCACTAAGAAGTTAAGCGCAGCGCTGGCTAATATGAATTACTGTGgtcctctctctatctcttcctATGGCAACACAGATCTCATCCCTAAAGCTGTTCAACTAGCTCTCTCCTCCACTGGAATCTCTCTTAACCACGTCCCCTCCG GAAGGAAAGACGCGAGTGACAAGAAGATTCTGGTGGATATGTTTTTGTGGGTGGTGGAGAATCCTCCTCCGGCTAATATAATGCTTATCTCCGGTGACATAGACTTCTCTGATGCTCTTCACCGGCTGCGAATGAGAAGATACAACATTCTTCTAGCACACCCTCAAAACATTTCACCTTCCCTGGTTGCTTCTGCTAAGACCTCATGGCTCTGGAGAAGCTTATTATTAGCAAGTGGGAGTTCTCTCACACAGTGTGGATCCTCAGGGGTACTTGACGGTTCTGAAATAACTAGTGAAGATGTTTCTGAACATGTTTTGTCCACACAAGCAATGGACTCAGGGTCTGGTTCTAGTAAGGCTGCGCGAAGTAAACTCAAAGGAATCTATGTCCCAAAAGCACCAAATGAGCTCTTAGTAAAGGAGGCAAATAGAAAGAAGCTTCAGAAGAAATGTAGTGAAACTAAAAACGTTGAAGAAAGTGTTCAAAACAATGACCAAGAGTCTTTGAAGTGCTTGGAGAAACAGAACAAAGAACTGATGGAGACTATTACAACATCTGAAAGAAATGTAGCTCCTCTCCATGTAGATCATGTCTACAGTGAACTAAGCCGCGACTTTCCGGTGCCCAAAGAAGTGAG AGAGAGTTTTGATGCAATCCCCATGAAATTAGAACCTACACAAAATGAGATTGTGATCGAGGAGTTGGAAGGCATGCTCAAACAGATCTTACAAATAAAGTCAGGTGAGCCAGAAACTGCACCTGCAGGCCTGAGTGAGAATCTAAAGGAGGAcatgaacaagaagaagaaaaagaggaacaagaagaagagtagagtgattgaagaagataaagctgAACCCTATGTTTGCAGTATCTGCAGTGTTATTTGTGATAGTCCTGCCATATTCGAGTCTCATCTTAATGGTCGTAAGCATGCTGCCACGGTTGAGAAGCACGCAGAG GCTCTACTTGGTGATAAGCAAATACCATATGATGTTGTTCAACATAATGGTCACTTGATAGATGGAGAGGCATCAGAGAATATCGACTACTTTGAAGACGTACCAGAGATTGATTACAAACCTCTTCCAAATGAAGAAGCTAG GGAATGGATTGATGCAATTTTCAACACACCAGAGCTTTCACAAGATGCAAATCTAACCCTGGAGTTTGAGAGTATGCTAAACCAAAGCCTGGAGATGAACTCAGGCGACTATGAAGGAGTCACTGAGGTTCCAGATGAGTTAAAGGACAAGGACATGACTAAAGATAAAGCTGAACCTGAAGCATACGTGTGTAGTATCTGCAGTGTGGTATGCACTTGTCCAACTGTCTTTGAGTCTCATCTGATGGGTCGAAGGCACGCTGCTAAGGTAAAGAAGCATGCAGAG GTTCTCTTTGATGATAAGAAGGTTCTAGAAGAAAGCCTTAAAGAAAAAGATCATCCAAGAGACGCACAAGAGAGTATCACGAACCCAAGTGTTGAGTTTCAAGAACCCAAAGAAGCAAG GGAGAGACTTGACTCAGTGGTCAAGAGAATAGAACTTTCACTAGAGGATACGTCAAAGCAGGCGGTGGTTGAAGCTGGAAGCGCACCTGAGCGTGTGGAGGATGAGAATGGAACTCAAATTAGGGTTTGCGATTGGTGCAACGTGACGTGCAGTTCCCAAATGGATTTTAATTCACATATGACAGGTAAGAAGCATGCTGCCACTGTGAAAAAGCGTGAACCCGTTGTGAAGAAGCATGATGCCGTGGTGAAGAAGCAAGCTGGGACCAAATTTGCTTATGTTAGAAAGAATGGGCCTTAA
- the LOC106444869 gene encoding uncharacterized protein LOC106444869 isoform X4 translates to MVMDNRAEAEYTRAKTSVWWDIENCAVPRGCDAHGITKKLSAALANMNYCGPLSISSYGNTDLIPKAVQLALSSTGISLNHVPSGRKDASDKKILVDMFLWVVENPPPANIMLISGDIDFSDALHRLRMRRYNILLAHPQNISPSLVASAKTSWLWRSLLLASGSSLTQCGSSGVLDGSEITSEDVSEHVLSTQAMDSGSGSSKAARSKLKGIYVPKAPNELLVKEANRKKLQKKCSETKNVEESVQNNDQESLKCLEKQNKELMETITTSERNVAPLHVDHVYSELSRDFPVPKEVRESFDAIPMKLEPTQNEIVIEELEGMLKQILQIKSGEPETAPAGLSENLKEDMNKKKKKRNKKKSRVIEEDKAEPYVCSICSVICDSPAIFESHLNGRKHAATVEKHAEALLGDKQIPYDVVQHNGHLIDGEASENIDYFEDVPEIDYKPLPNEEAREWIDAIFNTPELSQDANLTLEFESMLNQSLEMNSGDYEGVTEVPDELKDKDMTKDKAEPEAYVCSICSVVCTCPTVFESHLMGRRHAAKVLFDDKKVLEESLKEKDHPRDAQESITNPSVEFQEPKEARERLDSVVKRIELSLEDTSKQAVVEAGSAPERVEDENGTQIRVCDWCNVTCSSQMDFNSHMTGKKHAATVKKREPVVKKHDAVVKKQAGTKFAYVRKNGP, encoded by the exons ATGGTGATGGACAACAGGGCTGAGGCTGAGTACACGAGGGCTAAAACGTCGGTTTGGTGGGACATTGAGAACTGTGCTGTTCCCAGGGGTTGTGATGCTCATGGGATCACTAAGAAGTTAAGCGCAGCGCTGGCTAATATGAATTACTGTGgtcctctctctatctcttcctATGGCAACACAGATCTCATCCCTAAAGCTGTTCAACTAGCTCTCTCCTCCACTGGAATCTCTCTTAACCACGTCCCCTCCG GAAGGAAAGACGCGAGTGACAAGAAGATTCTGGTGGATATGTTTTTGTGGGTGGTGGAGAATCCTCCTCCGGCTAATATAATGCTTATCTCCGGTGACATAGACTTCTCTGATGCTCTTCACCGGCTGCGAATGAGAAGATACAACATTCTTCTAGCACACCCTCAAAACATTTCACCTTCCCTGGTTGCTTCTGCTAAGACCTCATGGCTCTGGAGAAGCTTATTATTAGCAAGTGGGAGTTCTCTCACACAGTGTGGATCCTCAGGGGTACTTGACGGTTCTGAAATAACTAGTGAAGATGTTTCTGAACATGTTTTGTCCACACAAGCAATGGACTCAGGGTCTGGTTCTAGTAAGGCTGCGCGAAGTAAACTCAAAGGAATCTATGTCCCAAAAGCACCAAATGAGCTCTTAGTAAAGGAGGCAAATAGAAAGAAGCTTCAGAAGAAATGTAGTGAAACTAAAAACGTTGAAGAAAGTGTTCAAAACAATGACCAAGAGTCTTTGAAGTGCTTGGAGAAACAGAACAAAGAACTGATGGAGACTATTACAACATCTGAAAGAAATGTAGCTCCTCTCCATGTAGATCATGTCTACAGTGAACTAAGCCGCGACTTTCCGGTGCCCAAAGAAGTGAG AGAGAGTTTTGATGCAATCCCCATGAAATTAGAACCTACACAAAATGAGATTGTGATCGAGGAGTTGGAAGGCATGCTCAAACAGATCTTACAAATAAAGTCAGGTGAGCCAGAAACTGCACCTGCAGGCCTGAGTGAGAATCTAAAGGAGGAcatgaacaagaagaagaaaaagaggaacaagaagaagagtagagtgattgaagaagataaagctgAACCCTATGTTTGCAGTATCTGCAGTGTTATTTGTGATAGTCCTGCCATATTCGAGTCTCATCTTAATGGTCGTAAGCATGCTGCCACGGTTGAGAAGCACGCAGAG GCTCTACTTGGTGATAAGCAAATACCATATGATGTTGTTCAACATAATGGTCACTTGATAGATGGAGAGGCATCAGAGAATATCGACTACTTTGAAGACGTACCAGAGATTGATTACAAACCTCTTCCAAATGAAGAAGCTAG GGAATGGATTGATGCAATTTTCAACACACCAGAGCTTTCACAAGATGCAAATCTAACCCTGGAGTTTGAGAGTATGCTAAACCAAAGCCTGGAGATGAACTCAGGCGACTATGAAGGAGTCACTGAGGTTCCAGATGAGTTAAAGGACAAGGACATGACTAAAGATAAAGCTGAACCTGAAGCATACGTGTGTAGTATCTGCAGTGTGGTATGCACTTGTCCAACTGTCTTTGAGTCTCATCTGATGGGTCGAAGGCACGCTGCTAAG GTTCTCTTTGATGATAAGAAGGTTCTAGAAGAAAGCCTTAAAGAAAAAGATCATCCAAGAGACGCACAAGAGAGTATCACGAACCCAAGTGTTGAGTTTCAAGAACCCAAAGAAGCAAG GGAGAGACTTGACTCAGTGGTCAAGAGAATAGAACTTTCACTAGAGGATACGTCAAAGCAGGCGGTGGTTGAAGCTGGAAGCGCACCTGAGCGTGTGGAGGATGAGAATGGAACTCAAATTAGGGTTTGCGATTGGTGCAACGTGACGTGCAGTTCCCAAATGGATTTTAATTCACATATGACAGGTAAGAAGCATGCTGCCACTGTGAAAAAGCGTGAACCCGTTGTGAAGAAGCATGATGCCGTGGTGAAGAAGCAAGCTGGGACCAAATTTGCTTATGTTAGAAAGAATGGGCCTTAA
- the LOC106444869 gene encoding uncharacterized protein LOC106444869 isoform X5: MFLWVVENPPPANIMLISGDIDFSDALHRLRMRRYNILLAHPQNISPSLVASAKTSWLWRSLLLASGSSLTQCGSSGVLDGSEITSEDVSEHVLSTQAMDSGSGSSKAARSKLKGIYVPKAPNELLVKEANRKKLQKKCSETKNVEESVQNNDQESLKCLEKQNKELMETITTSERNVAPLHVDHVYSELSRDFPVPKEVSRESFDAIPMKLEPTQNEIVIEELEGMLKQILQIKSGEPETAPAGLSENLKEDMNKKKKKRNKKKSRVIEEDKAEPYVCSICSVICDSPAIFESHLNGRKHAATVEKHAEALLGDKQIPYDVVQHNGHLIDGEASENIDYFEDVPEIDYKPLPNEEAREWIDAIFNTPELSQDANLTLEFESMLNQSLEMNSGDYEGVTEVPDELKDKDMTKDKAEPEAYVCSICSVVCTCPTVFESHLMGRRHAAKVKKHAEVLFDDKKVLEESLKEKDHPRDAQESITNPSVEFQEPKEARERLDSVVKRIELSLEDTSKQAVVEAGSAPERVEDENGTQIRVCDWCNVTCSSQMDFNSHMTGKKHAATVKKREPVVKKHDAVVKKQAGTKFAYVRKNGP, from the exons ATGTTTTTGTGGGTGGTGGAGAATCCTCCTCCGGCTAATATAATGCTTATCTCCGGTGACATAGACTTCTCTGATGCTCTTCACCGGCTGCGAATGAGAAGATACAACATTCTTCTAGCACACCCTCAAAACATTTCACCTTCCCTGGTTGCTTCTGCTAAGACCTCATGGCTCTGGAGAAGCTTATTATTAGCAAGTGGGAGTTCTCTCACACAGTGTGGATCCTCAGGGGTACTTGACGGTTCTGAAATAACTAGTGAAGATGTTTCTGAACATGTTTTGTCCACACAAGCAATGGACTCAGGGTCTGGTTCTAGTAAGGCTGCGCGAAGTAAACTCAAAGGAATCTATGTCCCAAAAGCACCAAATGAGCTCTTAGTAAAGGAGGCAAATAGAAAGAAGCTTCAGAAGAAATGTAGTGAAACTAAAAACGTTGAAGAAAGTGTTCAAAACAATGACCAAGAGTCTTTGAAGTGCTTGGAGAAACAGAACAAAGAACTGATGGAGACTATTACAACATCTGAAAGAAATGTAGCTCCTCTCCATGTAGATCATGTCTACAGTGAACTAAGCCGCGACTTTCCGGTGCCCAAAGAAGTGAG CAGAGAGAGTTTTGATGCAATCCCCATGAAATTAGAACCTACACAAAATGAGATTGTGATCGAGGAGTTGGAAGGCATGCTCAAACAGATCTTACAAATAAAGTCAGGTGAGCCAGAAACTGCACCTGCAGGCCTGAGTGAGAATCTAAAGGAGGAcatgaacaagaagaagaaaaagaggaacaagaagaagagtagagtgattgaagaagataaagctgAACCCTATGTTTGCAGTATCTGCAGTGTTATTTGTGATAGTCCTGCCATATTCGAGTCTCATCTTAATGGTCGTAAGCATGCTGCCACGGTTGAGAAGCACGCAGAG GCTCTACTTGGTGATAAGCAAATACCATATGATGTTGTTCAACATAATGGTCACTTGATAGATGGAGAGGCATCAGAGAATATCGACTACTTTGAAGACGTACCAGAGATTGATTACAAACCTCTTCCAAATGAAGAAGCTAG GGAATGGATTGATGCAATTTTCAACACACCAGAGCTTTCACAAGATGCAAATCTAACCCTGGAGTTTGAGAGTATGCTAAACCAAAGCCTGGAGATGAACTCAGGCGACTATGAAGGAGTCACTGAGGTTCCAGATGAGTTAAAGGACAAGGACATGACTAAAGATAAAGCTGAACCTGAAGCATACGTGTGTAGTATCTGCAGTGTGGTATGCACTTGTCCAACTGTCTTTGAGTCTCATCTGATGGGTCGAAGGCACGCTGCTAAGGTAAAGAAGCATGCAGAG GTTCTCTTTGATGATAAGAAGGTTCTAGAAGAAAGCCTTAAAGAAAAAGATCATCCAAGAGACGCACAAGAGAGTATCACGAACCCAAGTGTTGAGTTTCAAGAACCCAAAGAAGCAAG GGAGAGACTTGACTCAGTGGTCAAGAGAATAGAACTTTCACTAGAGGATACGTCAAAGCAGGCGGTGGTTGAAGCTGGAAGCGCACCTGAGCGTGTGGAGGATGAGAATGGAACTCAAATTAGGGTTTGCGATTGGTGCAACGTGACGTGCAGTTCCCAAATGGATTTTAATTCACATATGACAGGTAAGAAGCATGCTGCCACTGTGAAAAAGCGTGAACCCGTTGTGAAGAAGCATGATGCCGTGGTGAAGAAGCAAGCTGGGACCAAATTTGCTTATGTTAGAAAGAATGGGCCTTAA
- the LOC106382737 gene encoding SNAP25 homologous protein SNAP33, with the protein MFGSKNSPANLPKHNSADPGFHKPNPFDSDDTTLNPSKRTSSEPSLAITTNPFDEVEKGSSSSSSKQSLTSNSRHQYKNNFRDSGGVENQSVQELEGYAVYKAEETTKSVQGCLKVAEEIRSDATRTLVMLHDQGEQITRTHHKAVEIDHDLSRGEKLLGSLGGMFSKTWKPKKTRPINGPVITRDHSPTRRVNHLEKREKLGLSPAPKAQSRTREPLPESADAYQRVEMEKAKQDDGLSDLSDLLGELKNMAVDMGSEMEKQKDGLDHLHDDVDELNYRVQQSNQRASRLLRK; encoded by the exons ATGTTCGGTTCGAAGAACTCACCAGCAAACCTTCCCAAGCACAACTCTGCTGATCCTGGATTCCACAAACCAAACCCGTTCGATTCAGATGATACCACCCTTAACCCCTCCAAGAGAACTTCCTCTGAGCCCTCTTTGGCTATCACGACCAACCCTTTTGATGAGGTTGAGAAAGGGTCTAGTAGTAGCTCTTCCAAGCAGTCATTGACTTCGAACTCGAGACACCAGTACAAGAACAATTTCAGGGATTCAGGAGGTGTTGAGAACCAGTCTGTTCAGGAGCTTGAAGGCTATGCTGTGTACAAGGCTGAAGAGACTACAAAGTCTGTTCAAGGTTGTCTGAAAGTAGCAGAAGAGATAAGGTCAGATGCTACTAGAACTTTGGTCATGTTACATGACCAGGGTGAGCAAATCACGAGGACGCATCATAAAGCTGTTGAAATTGATCATGATCTCAGTAGa ggTGAGAAGCTTCTTGGAAGCCTTGGAGGTATGTTTTCAAAGACATGGAAGCCGAAGAAGACTCGCCCTATAAATGGTCCTGTCATAACCAGAG ATCACTCACCAACGAGAAGAGTTAACCACTTAGAGAAAAGGGAAAAACTGGGACTGAGTCCAGCACCAAAAGCACAGTCAAGAACCAGAGAACCTCTCCCTGAATCAGCTGATGCTTATCAGAGAGTGGAG ATGGAAAAAGCTAAGCAAGATGATGGACTTTCAGATTTGAGTGATCTACTAGGGGAGCTAAAGAACATGGCAGTTGACATGGGAAGTGAAATGGAAAAGCAGAAAGATGGTCTTGATCATCTTCATGATGATGTTGACGAACTCAATTACAGAGTGCAACAATCAAACCAACGTGCCAGCCGGTTGCTCAGGAAGTAG